From Echinicola soli, a single genomic window includes:
- a CDS encoding LacI family DNA-binding transcriptional regulator gives MSEKHQLTLKDIAKELGLAVSTVSRALKSHPDISEETIKLVKDYAEKHHYVPNLLAVNFRKSKTFNIGLIIPELVHQFFSSIISGVLSESNAYGYNVMICQSNEHVEDEKKVAKALLNSRVDGVIISLSNETTEVAHLEEFLAAEIPVVQVDKIIETFDTPKVIVNDYSGAHQAVTELIKKGYQKIAHIRGRLNVHHSNERFRGYAEALAENGVKYPNDYIKVCEHLTQEEGYEFAKSLMETENPPDAIFCVTDLVALGVMQYLKQHNIHVPDQVGVIGFSNWQLGEIISPTLSTVHQPGFELGEKATALLIDKITNGLESPNEQVVLDADLIVRESVRS, from the coding sequence TCTCCACCGTTTCCAGAGCACTGAAGTCACATCCTGACATCAGCGAGGAGACGATCAAGCTGGTGAAAGACTATGCCGAAAAGCATCATTATGTGCCCAATTTGCTTGCGGTGAATTTCAGAAAGAGCAAAACGTTTAATATAGGGCTGATCATCCCGGAGCTGGTCCACCAGTTTTTTTCGTCCATCATTAGCGGGGTGCTCAGCGAATCCAATGCATATGGCTATAATGTCATGATCTGCCAATCCAATGAGCATGTAGAGGATGAAAAGAAAGTAGCCAAGGCACTGCTAAACAGTAGGGTGGATGGTGTGATCATTTCACTTTCCAATGAAACGACAGAAGTGGCCCATTTGGAGGAGTTTTTAGCAGCAGAGATTCCTGTGGTGCAAGTGGATAAGATCATTGAGACATTTGATACACCCAAGGTTATCGTCAATGATTACAGCGGAGCGCATCAGGCGGTGACCGAATTGATCAAAAAAGGTTATCAAAAAATCGCCCATATCCGGGGAAGGCTAAACGTCCATCATTCCAATGAGCGTTTTAGAGGGTATGCGGAAGCATTGGCCGAAAATGGGGTGAAGTATCCTAATGATTATATTAAGGTATGTGAGCACCTTACCCAAGAGGAAGGATATGAGTTTGCCAAATCTCTGATGGAAACCGAAAATCCTCCTGATGCCATTTTTTGCGTGACAGATCTGGTGGCATTGGGTGTAATGCAGTACCTTAAGCAGCATAACATCCACGTGCCCGATCAAGTGGGAGTGATCGGATTTAGCAACTGGCAGCTAGGGGAAATTATCAGCCCAACACTAAGTACTGTACACCAGCCAGGCTTTGAATTGGGGGAAAAAGCAACAGCCCTGTTAATCGATAAAATCACAAATGGACTGGAAAGCCCCAATGAACAAGTCGTGCTGGATGCTGACCTGATCGTAAGAGAATCGGTTAGATCATGA